A portion of the Rhizoctonia solani chromosome 6, complete sequence genome contains these proteins:
- a CDS encoding AGC/AKT kinase gad8 — MSGWKLGKKKEPKDSRSATPIQSRPTTPGPKNGASQDVIMNPPPNLRHGVLAVRIYAGRGFNLPTGVDLPAAISRAMASAPPPQARGTRDSMQRKRMWWLPYVVVEFDKNEVLVDALGGELANPSWMYKAHFDVSRQSNLSLSAYLRTAPSSGSDNDMGNDILLGRLDVTPMLEGVQSVDSWFRATTGTGEFHMQVQFRPSKNEPLTIESFDLLKVIGKGSFGKVMQVRKHDTSRIYALKTIRKAHIASRPGEITHILAERTVLALVNNPFIVPLKFSFQNQEKLYLVMSFVNGGELFYHLQREGRFDINRSRFYAAELLLALEHLHGFDVVYRQVVPFFSLVATSRGSYSKHVNSDIPTMFTRLVVTHAYPFPSNSDLKPENILLDYTGHIALCDFGLCKLNMSEEKKTNTFCGTPEYISPELLQNQGYTKTVDWWTLGVLLYEMMPGGAVMGHAGRGEVGTSAGQKSNGTSSSCVRAKDGYIFPKGATISHARTHALTTWGLLRHFRAQAVELLAHEGRWKVMARHHVFILPDSGHVFTGLPPFYDENVNTMYQRILRDPLRFPDEMHPEAKSVITGLLQRDPNKRLGNNGAEDIKNHPFFRNYVDWHALSRKKIQPPFKPSVQSAADTSNFDAEFTSEVPLDSVVENSHLSETVQDQFKGFTYNPANEHLSESVGYGSAMG; from the exons ATGTCTGGCTGGAAGCTTGGAAAGA AGAAAGAGCCCAAAGACTCGCGTTCGGCCACACCGATCCAGTCGAGGCCGACGACGCCAGGACCGAAGAACGGAGCGAGCCAAGATGTGATCATGAACCCGCCACCCAATCTCCGCCACGGTGTCCTCGCAGTCCGCATATACGCTGGACGCGGCTTCAACCTCCCCACCGGTGTCGATCTCCCCGCCGCCATATCACGTGCAATGGCAAGTGCCCCTCCACCCCAGGCACGGGGCACACGCGACAGCATGCAGCGCAAACGCATGTGGTGGCTGCCCTATGTCGTTGTCGAGTTTGACAAGAACGAAGTCTTGGTCGATGCCCTTGGCGGCGAGCTCGCCAACCCAAGCTGGATGTACAAGGCTCATTT CGATGTGTCGAGGCAGTCTAATCTCTCCTTGTCTGCTTATTTGCGGACGGCGCCGTCATCGGGCAGTGACAATGACATGGGCAATGATATCTTGCTCGGTCGATTGGACGTTACACCCATGCTCGAAGGTGTTCAATCCGTCGACTCGTGGTTCCGCGCCACCACCGGTACTGGCGAATTCCACATGCAAGTCCAGTTCCGCCCTAGCAAG AACGAACCCCTCACGATCGAGTCGTTTGATCTTCTCAAAGTCATCGGTAAAGGCTCCTTTGGCAAAGTCATGCAAGTCCGGAAGCACGACACCTCCCGGATCTATGCTCTCAAGACCATTCGCAAGGCTCACATTGCGTCACGACCGGGAGAGATTACCCATATCTTGGCCGAGCGCACTGTTTTGGCCCTGGTGAACAATCCGTTCATCGTTCCTCTCAAATTTAGCTTCCAAAACCAGGAAAAGTTATATCTCGTCATGTCGTTTG TCAACGGAGGAGAATTATTCTATCATCTTCAAAGGGAAGGTCGCTTTGATATCAACCGGAGTAGATTCTATGCGGCCGAGTTGTTGCTGGCATTGGAGCATTTGCATGGGTTTGATGTTGTCTACCGGCAAGTCGtcccttttttttctctcgTTGCCACGTCCAGAGGTTCTTACTCTAAACATGTGAATTCCGACATCCCAACGATGTTCACGCGCCTTGTTGTCACACACGCATATCCATTTCCATCCAACAGCGACCTCAAACCCGAAAACATTCTCCTCGACTACACCGGTCACATTGCACTATGCGACTTTGGGCTCTGTAAACTCAACATGAGTGAAGAAAAAAAGACCAACACGTTTTGTGGCACTCCCGAGTATATCAG TCCCGAGTTGCTTCAAAACCAGGGGTACACAAAGACGGTCGATTGGTGGACGTTGGGGGTGTTACTATATGAGATGATG CCCGGTGGGGCCGTCATGGGTCATGCGGGGAGGGGCGAGGTTG GCACTTCGGCTGGACAGAAGTCCAATGGGACGTCGAGCTCGTGCGTGCGTGCGAAAGATGGCTATATTTTCCCCAAGGGCGCTACAATTTCGCACGCACGCACGCACGCGCTCACGACTTGGGGATTACTACGGCATTTTCGTGCCCAGGCTGTGGAGTTGCTTGCGCATGAGGGCCGTTGGAAGGTTATGGCACGTCACCATGTGTTCATATTACCTGATAGCGGGCATGTGTTT ACTGGTCTCCCACCGTTTTATGACGAGAACGTAAACACGATGTATCAGCGCATTCTCCGAGACCCGCTTCGTTTCCCGGACGAAATGCATCCCGAAGCGAAGAGCGTCATTACCGGTTTGCTCCAGCGCGACCCTAACAAACGCTTGGGTAATAATGGAGCCGAGGACATCAAGAACCATCCGTTCTTCAGGAACTATGTCGATTGGCATGC GCTATCTCGAAAGAAGATCCAGCCGCCGTTCAAACCCAGTGTCCAGAGCGCCGCCGACACGAGCAACTTTGATGCTGAGTTCACGAGCGAGGTTCCGCTAGACTCGGTCGTCGAAAATTCACATTTGAGCGAGACGGTTCAAG ATCAATTCAAGGGCTTCACGTACAACCCCGCCAACGAGCATTTAAGCGAGAGCGTGGGGTACGGCAGTGCCATGGGCTAA
- a CDS encoding Fungal specific transcription factor domain yields MGLECSGYQYFESVSSSRKQRKPRTKPAVLHTFAREEVGTSAVPPHTSEISISNELGNTEPLDSSSNLPVWDFLGGVQLPSVNLVSGPYSANCTLLTSGSYSESPLEHIPALAGGKQHQLLNPSIGIEVPVPGNRAVIPEAAQPHSLSLRPDYFLEGRNVPSLAAHMDSASSETSQAAALVTQRSGEHFADCARGLSNSVNWGINAALSNPKSGESFSSVGWEEEEEGEELEGLKQMIGTILALDNTVADNVVPFVLQHAAQWIMIGTFEPLKILWHAKERVLREVSASDSTRAHRLVVGRAMRSLLKSPMPDETCTWVISLLFTAIDQKAARYALHQVASNSGVDPKQAMLILEDYTEVLSMLVCGYPFRSWYPRLCKIAPVFGHACPDPLGQPVYLPGILNSPAFSCLCFISMDISTSVIYGLPMLCKYDAGFSLKLCDEIYQRQQNYGFQWLHGIPDQFILLLTWVNNLYEYRGTAIEPSLLRRIEDDLSKIRIPPVESVDPALRIERKAVQEGWRQAAYIYLYMKLHGVNAQDSRVKQASRIFMRLANETKPGHSLDAFLVVPMMIVGVVLLKQRDRNAICDRIRGHRECQNPESALNGNIRMMEDVWSRIAIEGRAAIWPDLRIACYNVTGM; encoded by the exons ATGGGACTCGAGTGCAGTGGATATCAGTATTTCGAGAGTGTTTCCAGCTCTAGAAAGCAGAGGAAGCCAAGAACTAAACCTGCTGTCCTTCACACCTTTGCTCGCGAGGAAGTTGGAACTAGCGCTGTTCCTCCACACACCTCGGAAATAAGCATCTCCAACGAGCTCGGCAATACCGAGCCTCTAGACTCTTCATCGAATCTCCCTGTATGGGATTTCCTGGGGGGCGTCCAACTGCCCTCTGTTAATCTGGTATCTGGACCATATTCTGCCAACTGTACTCTGTTGACGTCAGGCAGCTACTCTGAATCACCTCTGGAACATATTCCAGCCTTGGCAGGAGGGAAACAACACCAATTGTTGAATCCATCTATTGGGATAGAGGTACCCGTGCCCGGTAATAGGGCGGTTATTCCAGAGGCAGCTCAACCGCACAGTCTCAGTCTACGACCGGATTATTTCTTAGAGGGCAGGAACGTTCCTAGCTTAGCAGCTCACATGGATTCAGCTTCTTCCGAAACCTCACAGGCCGCAGCCTTGGTGACCCAACGAAGCGGCGAACATTTTGCTGACTGTGCTCGGGGGCTCTCGAATAGCGTAAATTGGGGAATAAATGCGGCTCTCTCAAATCCCAAATCCGGAGAATCCTTTTCGAGTGTCGgctgggaagaagaggaagaaggtGAAGAACTCGAAGGATTAAAGCAAATGATAGGTACAATTCTTGCGTTGGACAATACTGTGGCGGACAACGTGGTTCCTTTCGTACTGCAACATG CTGCGCAATGGATCATGATAGGCACTTTTGAACCATTGAAAATTCTTTGGCACGCGAAGGAGCGTGTATTACGTGAAGTCTCCGCCTCAGATTCAACTCGTGCTCACAGGCTAGTCGTTGGCAGGGCTATGAGGTCACTCTTGAAAAGCCCGATGCCTGATGAGACCTGTACCTGGGTTATCTCCCTATTATTCACCGCAATCGACCAGAAGGCTGCTCGTTACGCATTGCATCAAGTTGCTTCTAACTCAGGCGTGGACCCGAAACAAGCGATGCTTATACTAGAGGATTATACTGAG GTGCTTTCTATGCTGGTGTGTGGTTATCCATTCCGCTCCTGGTACCCGCGCTTGTGCAAGATCGCGCCAGTATTTGGTCATGCATGCCCCGATCCCCTGGGCCAACCAGTGTACCTACCCGGTATACTGAATAGTCCAGCTTTTAGCTGCCTATGTTTTATCTCTATGGATATTTCTACAAGCGTTATCTATGGTCTACCTATGTTATGCAAATACGATGCTGGGTTCTCGCTCAAACTCTGTGACGAGATCTACCAGCGCCAGCAGAACTATGGATTCCAGTGGCTTCATGGAATTCCCGACCAATTTATACTCTTGCTTACCTGGGTCAACAATCTCTACGAGTACCGCGGAACAGCCATCGAACCTAGTTTGCTACGTAGGATTGAAGATGACCTGTCCAAGATTCGAATACCGCCTGTAGAGTCAGTCGACCCGGCACTGAGAATTGAAAGAAAGGCAGTACAGGAGGGCTGGCGCCAGGCTGCATACATCTACCTTTATATG AAACTCCATGGCGTCAACGCTCAGGATTCACGAGTTAAGCAAGCGAGCAGAATATTCATGCGACTCGCAAACGAGACAAAGCCGGGGCATAGTCTCGACGCATTCTTGGTAGTCCCAATGATGATC GTTGGAGTGGTATTGCTTAAACAGCGAGATAGAAACGCAATTTGTGACCGGATTCGGGGTCATCGAGAATGTCAAAATCCGGAATCTGCTCTAAATGGCAATATCCGAATGATGGAGGACGTCTGGAGTAGGATCGCCATCGAGGGTCGAGCAGCGATATGGCCAGACTTACGGATAGCATGTTACAATGTAACAGGGATGTAG
- a CDS encoding NADH:flavin oxidoreductase/NADH oxidase has translation MAPLTRFQTAGTLIISEATFIASEAGGFDNVPGIWNNRQIAAWKKVKFLWFVHGYHLIAIHQVADAVHSKGSYIFMQLWALGRSAQLEVLEREGHPYVSSSASILEREGYPKVPPRQLTRSEIKKYVEHYAQAARNAVFGAGFDGVEIHGANGYLIDQFTQDTCNKRNDEYGGSIENRSRFALEVVAAVSEAVGAKNRNKIFALGKVSGMRMKNPIPTFAYLVSEIAQRHPELAYLHFVEPVVSGPNDAKDQVHDVGSATPNTNEFARVIWQPRPFLSAGGFTAQSAFVEAETRDTGVVMGRYFIANPDLPERLRHGVALTPYNRKTFYTRGPGASEGYIDYPRMESKASVVTTNASEVSNKTYDYIIVGGGLTGLTVASRLTEDPKAEVLVIEAGRDDRKDRRIYDMFSYTQAFGTDMDWDWPVVDLDKRIKGGEH, from the exons ATGGCACCCCTCACACGTTTCC AAACGGCCGGAACGCTTATCATTAGCGAGGCAACCTTTATTGCATCTGAGGCTGGGGGATTCGATAACGTACCAGGAATATGGAATAATAGACAGATTGCTGCCTGGAAAAAAGTGAAGTTCCTCTGGTTCGTTCATGGTTATCATCTCATAGCTATCCACCAGGTTGCAGACGCAGTTCATTCTAAAGGATCCTACATATTCATGCAGTTATGGGCATTGGGGCGATCCGCGCAGCTGGAGGTATTAGAACGGGAGGGTCACCCTTACGTGTCGTCATCGGCTTCAATCTTGGAACGAGAAGGATACCCGAAAGTACCGCCTCGGCAGCTAACCAGGTCAGAAATTAAGAAATATGTAGAGCATTATGCGCAGGCTGCTCGTAACGCGGTCTTTGGAGCTGGATTTGATGGGGTAGAAATTCATGGAGCAAA TGGCTATCTCATAGATCAATTTACCCAAGATACGTGCAATAAACGGAACGATGAGTACGGAGGCAGCATTGAGAACCGTAGCCGATTCGCCCTTGAAGTGGTCGCAGCTGTTTCAGAAGCTGTGGGAGCAAAGAACAGGAATAAGATTTTCGCCTTGGGGAAAGTTTCAG GAATGCGTATGAAGAACCCAATACCGACATTTGCATATTTGGTGTCCGAAATCGCTCAACGACACCCGGAATTAGCATACCTGCACTTTGTAGAACCCGTCGTCTCTGGGCCAAACGACGCAAAGGATCAGGTCCATGATGTTGGTTCAGCCACG CCAAATACCAACGAATTCGCCCGAGTTATTTGGCAGCCACGTCCGTTTCTCAGTGCCGGTGGGTTTACAGCCCAGTCTGCCTTCGTAGAGGCCGAAACTAGGGATACTGGAGTCGTAATGGGACGATACTTCATCGCCAAC CCCGATCTTCCCGAGCGTCTTCGACATGGAGTTGCGCTTACGCCATACAACCGAAAAACCTTTTACACCCGAGGACCTGGGGCATCGGAAGGCTATATAGATTATCCTCGCATGGAGTCGAAAGC GAGTGTGGTTACAACGAACGCATCGGAAGTATCGAACAAAACATATGATTACATTATTGTAGGAGGTGGTCTAACAGGTTTAACCGTTGCCTCGCGCTTAACGGAAGACCCCAAAGCTGAAGTCTTGGTTATCGAAGCTGGGCGAGACGACCGAAAGGATCGCCGAATATACGACATGTTCTC GTACACACAAGCATTTGGGACTGATATGGACTGGGATTGGCCTGTTGTCGACCTAGA
- a CDS encoding major facilitator superfamily transporter: MSVEKAVTQNYSSSRPCSLNTRPFTILGDKLSNDRRDLEKNSDALGEKSTQVNDSPSLCASDPIVLPIDITRGDNEFIEGGWQGWLVVIGCFLIGAPTVGWNLIWGVFQAYHSAHLLRETPDATLSLIGASQNAGVLQGAGCGLTLPMVFALPSQWFKQYRGLATGIVIAGAALGGAVSSLVIQAMLLRMSLQMTLLIYAFAQGGIMFVGCFLVKVRPLASHITGPIHKRIKWVDTVYFKDPVFWSCWFALALFVLDELFKRGRAYNVGLLADQIGFVNALILTATISAFSQAVLWNVTTYTYVGVITFSIIFGLTGPCYVSLTPPIATTLYGMQSLASLTGLLNIASLPGAFSGPPIGGYILKASGRNWHALAGYSGAVQFAGVLCILYARFKREPKILACL, encoded by the exons ATGAGTGTCGAGAAAGCTGTCACCCAGAACTACAGCTCTTCACGTCCGTGCTCGTTGAACACGCGTCCATTTACCATTTTAGGCGACAAGTTGAGTAATGATCGACGCGATTTAGAGAAAAACAGCGATGCGTTAGGTGAAAAAAGCACACAAGTCAACGATTCACCTTCACTTTGTGCCTCGGATCCCATTGTACTACCCATCGACATCACTCGCGGGGACAATGAGTTTATTGAAGGAGGATGGCAAGGCTGGCTGGTAGTCATCGGGTGCTTTTTAATCGGGGCACCAACCGTTG GCTGGAA CCTTATTTGGGGAGTGTTTCAGGCATACCATTCGGCCCATTTGCTTCGAGAAACTCCCGATGCCACTCTTAGCTTGATTGGGGCATCACAGAATGCG GGTGTATTACAAGGAGCGGGGTGTGGCTTGACTTTGCCTATGGTCTTTGCATTACCATCGCAATGGTTCAAACAATACCGTGGTCTAGCAACAGGCATAGTCATTGCTGGTGCAGCTCTCGGCGGCGCGGTCTCCTCTCTGGTTATTCAG GCAATGCTTTTACGAATGTCATTACAAATGACGCTCCTTATCTATGCGTTCGCTCAAGGAGGGATCATGTTTGTAGGATGCTTTCTTGTCAAAGTGCGCCCCTTAGCGTCGCATATAACAGGACCTATCCATAAAAGAATCAAATGGGTTGATACCGTGTACTTCAAGGACCCAGTATTTTGGAGTTGCTGGTTCGCATTGGCCCTCTTTGTTCT TGATGAACTTTTCAAGCGCGGTCGGGCGTACAACGTTGGATTATTAGCAGACCAAATCGGCTTTGTCAACGCCTTGATCTTAACAGCAACGATCAGCGCATTTAGCCAAGCGGTTCTCTGGAACGTCACTACTTATACTTACGTGGGAGTGATTACATTTTC CATCATTTTTGGCTTGACGGGGCCTTGTTACGTGAGCCTTACACCGCCCATTGCCACTACGTTATATGGCATGCAAAGTCTTGCATCCCTTACTGGATTACTCAACATTGCTAGCCTTCCAG GCGCATTTAGCGGCCCACCAATAGGTGGATACATCCTAAAGGCATCGGGGAGAAACTGGCACGCTCTCGCTGGCTATAGTGGGGCTGTGCAATTCGCAGGTGTGTTATGTATCTTGTATG CTCGATTCAAGCGGGAACCAAAGATTCTTGCATGTCTATGA